In the Sulfobacillus thermosulfidooxidans DSM 9293 genome, ATAAACTCCACGCAGCGTGATATCCGTCATCTTCTTCTGAAAAGGTATCGATCACGACAAGGTAATCGCGCGCCCGGGTTAAGGCCACATAATAAAGCCGTTCTTGTTCCGCTCGGCTTCTGTGTTGATCTTCTTCGGCTAGTTCATCCCACCAGTGGCTGCGTAAATCTCCTAATGCTAAGGCCATGCGGTCGGAAACAATACGCACACCGGGATGTTTGGCTACCATATCCCACTGCCAATTGGCCACTACCACTAATGGCCACTCCAACCCCTTACTTTTGTGTACGGTGACAATATGCACGGCATCTTGGGCTTTGGGTAGCGGTCCTTCTTCTTCTTTGTCTTGACGGCTGACTTTTCGTTGCAGCCATAAACAAAATTCATCATTACCCCACCGGTCACCCAAATCTCGAGATAAATCGGCCATCTTGGCTAAATTAGACAAGCTGGCCACATCTTGCCGCTCTGATAACACCCCAGATAAGGCACTCCATTCGTACAAGGCCCAGAACAGATCCTCTATTCGCCATTCCCACCATTTTTGATGCCAAACTTTTAGCATCTGCAAAGCCGATGTCACCACCCCATGTCCTTGGTTGGCTGCAGCGCTCAAATAATTTAAAGTCCCTCCTTGGGCTTTGTGTTGAGCCAGATCCTTCACAGACACGCCCACCCACGGGGATAATAACCAGCCTGCCGTATATAACTCTTCATAGGGATTGCGCAGGGCGGATAAAAATTGTTGGAATCCCCGAATTTCATCCCGTTCAAAAAAACGAATCCCCCCTTCGGGAGCAACCGTGATGCCTTCTTGCTGCAAAATTTCCTGGTAAATGTGTAAACCCGTGCGATGAGGCATTAATAGCGCCACATCGCCTAAGCGAATGCGGCGTCGACCACCCTCTTTTTCATCACGCACCCACACAGGATCCTCCAATACCATCTCTCGTAAATGGCGAGCAATAAGGCGCGCTTCCCATACACGCATTGCATAGGCTCCTTTTGGGGTGGGCCCCCCATCCACGATCAACCGGGTTTCTGAACTTTGGGGGTAAAACGGCATTAAAGGGCTATAAGGCGACACAAAGGGACGCAATGGATCAAATACTCGGGGCCAATTTGCCGCGAACAACTGGTTCACTGGCTCAAGAATTTCCGGAGGGGTACGGAAATTTTGCACAATGGATAAAGCAATGCCCCCTTCCTGCTCAATCTTTTGGCGTACTCGCTGGTAGATCTCAACGTCAGCCCCACGGAATCGATAAATCGACTGTTTGGGATCACCCACGACAAACAGCTTGCCTTGGGGAATCCGCGCCTCGAGCCAATGACTTTTGGGTTCCTCAGCCAACATGCGAACAATGATTTCCGCCTGGAGCGCATCGGTATCTTGAAATTCATCCACCATAATTAAGTCATAACGGTCTTTAGCACCGTGCTGTCGCAAAACATCACGGGTTTCCCATAATAAGTCATCAAAGGTCAATAATCCTAACTTCCACCGCCTGTCCTTCCAAAACGGCAAAAAGTCTTCGGCAACAAGGGCCCGCACCTCACTTAAGAGGTAATCCGCGAGCTGCTGCTTAAATAGGTCAAGGCGGGCTTTTAACCCGGCGATATAGGCTTTCTGTTCGGTTAAACGATCGGGATCCTGCCAGTTCTTTTTGGCACCTTTACCGGCACTCACCTGCCAAGTGGCTAAGGCTTTTATCCGCTGTGAAGGATCTAATCGAGCGAAGTTCTGACAAAACTGGGCAATATCGTGAATTTGTCGTAATCCCTGGTCAGACGGACTCGCGTATCTTCGTGCGATATCCTCTAATTCTTGGACCTGTGCCCTCACATCATCCATAAAATCCGTAGAAGGTTTTGTGGCCGAATACGAGGGAATGTCACTTTGCGTACTAAGGTACTGAGCCATTTCCATAAAACGTTCAAAAGGCAGACCCCAATTGAACAAATCAGCAAGGCGCCGAGCGCGGAACGGGTCGCTTTCGGTCCAATCGTAGAATGCCTCCTGGAATAATTGTTCGCTTTGATAGCTATCCATGACGCGAAAGGATAAGGGGACAGGGGCATGATGACCCTGAGACTGTAAAAAGCGCAGAGCAAATCCATGGATCGTCGTAATCTGCGATAAGGACAACTGATAAAGAGCCTGTTGCACCCGTTTCCTATAAACG is a window encoding:
- a CDS encoding UvrD-helicase domain-containing protein, translated to MPEIVDQHIRDQIIQDFYHNILVEAGAGTGKTTLLVERTITAIVEHGMSLERMALITFMEKAATEIKLRVRRRLEELLASGTLDTVYRKRVQQALYQLSLSQITTIHGFALRFLQSQGHHAPVPLSFRVMDSYQSEQLFQEAFYDWTESDPFRARRLADLFNWGLPFERFMEMAQYLSTQSDIPSYSATKPSTDFMDDVRAQVQELEDIARRYASPSDQGLRQIHDIAQFCQNFARLDPSQRIKALATWQVSAGKGAKKNWQDPDRLTEQKAYIAGLKARLDLFKQQLADYLLSEVRALVAEDFLPFWKDRRWKLGLLTFDDLLWETRDVLRQHGAKDRYDLIMVDEFQDTDALQAEIIVRMLAEEPKSHWLEARIPQGKLFVVGDPKQSIYRFRGADVEIYQRVRQKIEQEGGIALSIVQNFRTPPEILEPVNQLFAANWPRVFDPLRPFVSPYSPLMPFYPQSSETRLIVDGGPTPKGAYAMRVWEARLIARHLREMVLEDPVWVRDEKEGGRRRIRLGDVALLMPHRTGLHIYQEILQQEGITVAPEGGIRFFERDEIRGFQQFLSALRNPYEELYTAGWLLSPWVGVSVKDLAQHKAQGGTLNYLSAAANQGHGVVTSALQMLKVWHQKWWEWRIEDLFWALYEWSALSGVLSERQDVASLSNLAKMADLSRDLGDRWGNDEFCLWLQRKVSRQDKEEEGPLPKAQDAVHIVTVHKSKGLEWPLVVVANWQWDMVAKHPGVRIVSDRMALALGDLRSHWWDELAEEDQHRSRAEQERLYYVALTRARDYLVVIDTFSEEDDGYHAAWSLYQRTR